The Leishmania panamensis strain MHOM/PA/94/PSC-1 chromosome 5 sequence genomic sequence CTCAGTGACGCCTTCCCGGAGCACTACGGCCAGTTGACGCGACTGCAGGAGCTGTACCTGATGAACACGTCGCTGCAGGGCACGATCCCACAGACATGGAATAACCTCGCGAACCTGGCTATTCTGGACGTGTCGAAGACAAAGGCCTGCGGTAACCTGCCGGCCTGGGACTCCAAGGGAATGAAGTCGCTCCAGTATATGCACTTCAAAGGTAACAACCTCATGAAGGGCTCCGTCCCGGCGAGCCTTGCCACATTCGGCGCTGTCTCCTTCGAAACCACCGGGAGCCGcctctgcggctgcctccCCCTGGAGTTCGGGAGTAGCACCTACATGATGATGCAGTTAATTCGTGACCAGCCCCAGCTGAACACagcgagctgcgcgacgacCAATATGTGCACGCCCCAGGACCTGAACTGTAACGCCAAGCCCAACGCCGCCGCGATCGGCTACAGCCGCGCGAGCgttgcggcggtggtgaccAGTGTTCTCGTCACGGTGGCGTCGCTTCTCGCGTAAGCAGTAAGAGCAAGTCGGCAACAGacaagaagggggggaagaggtgcgaggcaaacaagcgaagaagagaggggggacagTCCGTGAGCATGGCTCGCGTGCATACCATGTTGCTGTTGAATAGGgaactctctctctgtgttggaTCCTGCGTGCCACTCCTTGGAaacggggaaggggaggtaCAAGTTGTCAGGTGACTCAAGACACATCTCGCtcctcacacccacaccctaCCACCTCGTCACATGGGTGCACATGCATCCCATCGGTAATCCCCCACTTCCACCatcgccacggcggcggcggcgatggtgcaaGCGAGCGTGAACAACTATAAGCGCCTCACTCCTCAGTATCTCTCTTCGTGGGCTGTTATTTCCTCTACtttggggagaggggcaccTCCCCACTCACTCATTCGCTCGTTTCCTTCATTTCCTCGTGAGGCGTGTGTTtggagagaaagcgaaggggCGCAGTGGTGACGACGAGTGTTCGGTCTGCGTCTCTGTGAGTGCAAAagagatgtgtgtgtgtgcgtgtgtgtgtctcggcGGTTTCATGTGGCGGAAGGGAACAGGGAGCAGTCGGGATGAGGCGAGGTGGCGTGccacccttccctccctccctcccctcttcaaTGGATGGCCTCATCATCAGTGAAGTGGtcgagaaagggggaggaatgGGGGCTTTGTGCATGGCTACGCACTGACACTGCAAGCTTCCGCCAACAACCTCAGCAatcctccacccacccagcaccgcctctctctaccaccaccaccaccaacccCCTCTTTGGTTTGCCGACTTCGTTGACCTTCATTCTACGTGACTCGCTTGTGCAGCGTTCCGCCGCACAAGGGCATTCCCTCATCCGCTTATTTGTGAAGTGGCGGTGGCTAacccgtcctcctcccttttgtACTCCCTACTTcatcccaccccaccccacccccgcccgTTTctgtcgcttttcttttccgccCCACCGCGctcgctcctcctgcctCGGTCTCCTCGATGTCTTGCGTCTGCAACGGTGCGCCGTCATTGGCTGCCTCTTaggaacagagagagggagagagaacgacgcACGCTCGTGCAAGCACGTAGACGGATGCGTGGGCGTGTAGGGCTACGCGGTGTGAACCCGGACGTAAGCGTATGTATGGAAGGCAtgcgagcgagggagagtgaaggagaggtgcCCCGTGCTCTACCTCTCTCCGCCCATTTATCTTTTCCTTTACCATGtgcatcatcatcatcattatcctcaccatcatcatctccatcacccaccacccacccacccaccccctctgcCACCCTCATCATTTTACTCTACCTcactttctcctttccttggcttcccctctctcttacttTACTCGCTttgtctccctcgctctctctctctacacacacacgcacgcacacatacacatacctcatgtgcacgtgtgcgtccACGTAGGCAGGTCGagtcgcccccccccctcttctcctcctcctccccccctcacgTATGTGCACATCAGtcacccctttcccttctcttcgttcTTACCCTGTCGCTTGTTTCGCTTGCATGTGCATATGAAGGTTAACGATTGCCCTtgggcggtggcagtggtgtgtgtgtgtgtatctgtcTGTGTAGCTCTTCGACTTTGGATGGTATTCGCCGTCTGCccgcgtgtatgcgtgcatGCGCTCCTTGACTGTACGCGtcgctctgtctgtctccGTGTGTTGTTTGCCCGTCCCCTGTGTGGCTGGCCTTTTCTACGTGCATgtcggaggaagaggcgcatgTGCCTCGCTCAAatgaaggaaagagaggcaggcaggcaggcaggcagagcGAGGGATGGAGGCTAAAAAGTTCCTGACGTCAACACGAGCAACCACCAAACGAAACCAAGGGAAGAGCAGGGGGGACAAGAGAGGAAACGTGTACGCGTCCCCGACGTGCGTAatgacggcagcgacggagagTCGCAGGGACGGGCACAGATGAAGAAGACAAGTGGTGGgagcgaaaagggagaaggcggcagccGTGTACGTACGCGCCTCGATGCGCGCGACTGCCTCCCCCATcacccttcctccctctctgtgggtgtctACATAAGGAAGgtcgcgtgcgtgctgccTCTTGTGGACTGTGCGACTCGCCATCCATGAATGGGTCTCCCGTATTGCTCTCTactcttcctttcccttctcacTGTCGCcttgttctctccctctctctctctgtgtacgcGCACAActaacacgcacacgtgcacaacCGGCAGTCATTTTCTATTCATTTCAGACCCTTGTCTGCTTGTTGTGTACCGGTGCACGAGAGGCGAGCACCATGTCTGTGACAGCGCCCCCGCTGTGATTACTTCACttcctacacacacgcacctctctccttctctctttgtttgtcGCCCtctgcagccccccccccgccggTCTGACAGATGGACTTCGCACTGCACCTGACCTCATCGTCCCCCACCGCGACAACCGCCTCacctgccgccaccacagcaggaGCTAGCAGTGGCCCGAGGTTTTCCCCGAGAGTGGGGACAGTGACAGCGGCCTCCACGGCACTCCTGACCTCGTCCAACGCGCTGGAGCGCATGCGCAGGTATGACCTCTACGTGCGCAGGCACAAGACACGGTGTCGgtacctcctcctcttgctgctgaTCCCCCCTCTTCTACTTCCAGTGCACCTTCTTCGGGGGGTACGACCACCTGATGAACGCTGCAGGCGAGGGGTCGTACGGGGGGCTGGCCGGCGCTGTGGGAGGGGCCGGCCTCGCTGCTACCGGAGCGTCAGGCCCTTCGAAGGATGGCAGCCTACACTTCGGTCTGGCTGCTTCAGATGCGGAGGCCGCGGGCGATGACAGTGCGCTGACGGGCAGCTCCATAGGCGGGCGTCGCAGTCATGTGCGGCGGCTGATGATCACGCGGGTTTTGAACGCCATAGGAACGGCGATGGGCCGCATGGATCTGTGGGAAGCAGACTGGTGGCCCCCCGTCAAACTGGACACCAGACACAACCGACACGTACTACGAGCAAAGGCTACACGCTTCTACTCCCAGCGCGGCCTCTCTGTCGCTAGCCCGCAGTGAACCGCCATGGTCGGTCATCACGCAGCGTGGTCTCATTCCGATCATCTCCCGCAGCGTAACGCGACTGTCGGGTCTTTTGTTCGATCCGGAACCTCCACCGTACAAGCTGGCGCTGAGCGCCTTCTTCCACACGCGGCAGGCGAGGTCGGGTGGGCCCTGCAATCGCTGCCATGTCCGTGCCATTGACAAGGACATCCGGAATGAGCTGATCAACTACAACGTATTCGTGCGAAGCTTCAAACTTCGCGTACCACTGCTACTCTATTACAACCGCATGCCTGTCTACGCCATGATGCAGCACCTGCGGCTTATGCGGGTTCGCAGCTACCAACTCCTGGGCTACATGACTCGCGACTACACCTCGCAGAAGCGACCGGGAAcggtgaggagagaggtcGCTGACAACCCGGACCTGCACGCACGGCAGCTGAACTTCGAACTGACACGGCTGTCGCTGGTCTTTTatctgcagcgcctgcacctgcgcgccCTGCGGCACGCGGACGCCATGCGGCTGGAGACATTCCACTTCCTCCGCTACCTTAGCTCGGCCATCCCCGTGCTGCGCAACGTCTGGGTAGGGCAGGATCACTGCAAGTGGCCCGGCGTCTCGTGCGTCGTCGTCCACATCCCGCTGAACTCGCTGATTGACGACGACCACCCTGCCCTGCAGGCGTTCGTGGAGAGTATTTTCTCTGTCTGCCGTGGCCCAGActgccgacggcggcgctgcgtcgcgccGTCCTGCGCAGCGTACACACACCATCTGACAACGCGCCTGTTCACCTCGGCTGCACCGGCGTACGGGCTCAGGTGGGATCGCAAGGACGACACAGCAGCGATGGATGAGATGATCTGGGAAAAGACCTCCACCTCATCACGCggtgccgccggcggcatcggcgtggcagcgtcaccgccatcgcTATCGACCACCCCCACTGGCACTAACAGAGATACAGGGCGCAGCGCCAGAGCCAGTGAGGCAGCCCGCTCGaaccgcggcagcgctgcgagtTCGAAGCGGTCAGTGTGGGCGGAGCAGATGTTTGCGTATGAGCGCCCGCACGTGGTCCTGACAGAGCCAATCTTGCTCGTCGACATCGACGTGCAGAGGGTTGTGAAAGAGACACTCGGGGTCACCGTTCCAGGTACCACGGGCACTAACGGCAGTGAaggagccacagcagcagcagcagcagcagatgcgtcgtcgccaccgtcgccctcGGCGGCTCCCTTTGGCCCTCCCTCTGACTTCGCCACGCCGGCGTACGCAAAAGGGTGTCGACCGGCCCTTCGTCGGCGACCTCTTTGGTatgcagcgccgctttcTCCGGACAATGGCCGAAGCCGCTCCACGGGGCCTGCGGTAtggcaggcagcgcagcggcagcccccCGCCGTGACGATCTCGTACGCCTTCGTTGTACTGAAGCTGGCGAACAGGGGGCTGCGCGGGTACCTGCCCGATTTCTACGACCCTGCGTCCGCGTCTGATGAGCGTTAGGCGTCTGCAGGCTCCGCAGCGAATGGAAATCGcgcgagcagcaacaacagcagctgctgctgctgcggtcgtgCCAGCAACATCCAGTCGCGCTTCGCCGATGACTATGAGGAGGCAAATCTGCCgcccgcaacagcagccacggcCGAGCAAGGCAGCAACAAGTCAGTGGAGGAAATCAGTGCGCTAACCCCTCGCTCCGATGTGTACTGGGGCCGCCTCTCGCGCATGCGCATGTTGGAATCCCGTAACTTGTTCGTTGGCTCCCTCGCAACGgccgcgccgcggcggaCCCTGGAGTCCGTCGCGGAGATCGGGAGGGAGCTGCAGGGGGTGCTGTGTCGGCTGGAGAGGATCAGCCAGCGTAACCACCACGAAGACCTTGCAGCCTACTTCTCCGAAGTGGCCTCTCTGGCCCGCTTTCAAAATGAGCGATGGAGTCCCTACCGATGGTCAGCAGCGATGATCAACGCCACGAACAACGCGGCGCAGTCCGCCACGCAACGGCTCTACACCATCATTGAGGACAACGCCCTCTCCCCGCGCTTTGTCGACCCGGTGCATGACATTGATCACCGCGTGCACACCTTCGGGGAGTTGAACCCGCGTCTGATCGGCCTCCTGTCACTCGATGTCTCGGCAAACCCGTTGCTGACGCATCTGTTTCCTCGCACGTGGTTGTTCATCCCATATCTGCACTCGGTGCGGACGACCGGGACGTCCATCctgacgacgccgctgcggctgcggtcACGACTCTACAACCACAGCGACCACTGCTCTGCATCGTCTATTCACCTCGACAGCGCTATGAAGACGTATGCCGAGGAAGCGATACGCGAGCGATGCAGGAaggatgcggcggtggcagcagcggcggagaCGGCACGTGACAAGGTGGAAGGGACCTCTGAGATAGGGAGCAGCCTTCACGACAAGGACCTCATCGGTGCCGTGCTCATGCCGCCCTTCTCCAGGATCGACACCATATTCCCTGCCAACAACCCGGCAGAAGCCACCTTCTAGCATCAGAACCCCCTCACCGGCCCGGCGTGTCTATAGGTATGAAACTTGAGCTGCCTTCATGCAAGGCTTGGTGCAGGCTATCAAACGACTCCTCAGACTGCAGCAACTGGTAAGCTCTcccacccctttcccccAGTCCCTCCGAGTAAAAACCTGCGTCGTATACAGAGAAGCCACTGTGTGAGAGCGATACGAGGGGGGCGCGAGTCagctcctctgtgtgtgtgtgtgtgtgtgggtgtgtgtggcggcagcacgtAGGGGATGTGAGGAACACCGATGCCACACATCACCCCACGACGTCTACGACgtttccccccaccccctccccctcccctttttcaTCACCGGAGAGTGTCAAACACGTTGGCACCACCTCAGCAGACGTGCaaacggggggagggggggggcgaatACACGGTGGGTTCTGCCCTCTGCTCCCTACCCCCCCCGTCCCCCTTCCGtcatcacctccacctctctctctctccctctctctcccctccccccacccctccgcACCAAGGGGGTAGCTGCGCCGTTGCGTAGTTTGATCGACAGTACACTGCGTCCTCCACACAAACGaacgcaccgcagcgcatcCATCGTCATCACTGCGTATATTTAcatctctcgctctgtgcaTACGCAACTGTGCTGGTTCGCGTTCCAATCAAGAAGTATGCCTCTGCCCCCGTCCTCGGTGGTAGCGCCAAACCCCCGTgccggcggcagtggtgatgtAGCCTCTGGTGCTgcggacgacgaggacgtcCCGCCGACCCTGCAGACACCAACCGTGCTTTCgacagcgcacgcgcagctcgcAGTGTTGGAAGGTGCGATCcgagctgctgtcgccagcACTGGGACCAGTCACGTCTCTACTCCGTCACATTTAAAGGCATCCGAAACGGCGCGCTCGATGAACATGCCTGCAACCTTGCGAAACGCCACACCCCTCGGGGCTGCACCGGTCGAGCTCGGGGCTCCAACAGGGATCATGGCAGCGACACAGGTGTCCAGTGTGACGGCAACAACACCGCCAGGTGCCAGCGAGCGACTTAGCGCACTGCATGACAACCTGCGGCGTGTTCGACACCTCATGCAGCAATACGAGGAGGCCTCGCAGCGCGTCATCGAGGTACACCTaatcccctcccccgagATGGGTGAGCCGATGTTCGCGCCAGTAACTACGCCGACTGCGCATGCCGACGAAGACGGGAGGGTTATCTCGCAGCAGCATAGCTCAAGCTGCACAGACGTTGCCAGCAGTGGCGACAGTAGCGCCCCTCTCTGTGGCAACGGCAAGCAGGGTgtagagcagcagaaggcctCCCCGTCCCTGCACCAGCACCGAGCActcgccagcgacgccgttTTCACGCGCTTCTGCGGGTTGCGCGTTACTCCTGCTGAGCTGCTCTTGCCACTTCAGTCACCAGCAAACCTGAACATCCCAGCTGCACCACCCGCGCTGCGAGGCATCGACGACCACGACGTGGACAGGGAAAACTGGAGTGAGGACAACGTGGAGAGTCGCGACGCCGAGTCTGTGAAGAGGTGTGGTAGCGACAACAACTCCCGCAGCGGTCAGACGGCGGGTAGCGTGAACGCCAACGTCAAGCACGACTCAGCCGCCGGAAGCCCAAGAGACATCCTCTCATTTGgcatggcgcagcagcggcagcgcacgaaCGTCGAGACCGTTCTGGAGGCGTACGCAAAGCTTTTCTACAACCCCTCCCCATCGAcgccagctgctggcgctggagcGGTGCGAGAGCTGCAGGACACACAGCACCAGTTGGCTGCcatgcagcggtgccgtctGTTCGGCCACGAAGCACAActgagggcggcggcggctaaTAATCAGGGCAATGGCAACTacatcagcaccaccactaGCAGAGTAGAAACTGGCGGGGTGGCAACGATCGGGGTGCAAGTCGCCGAGATCAGGTGGCAGCATATCCCTATCGCTGTTCAGAACATGCAAGAcagcctcgctgcgctgcaggaccGTTTTACGCGTGGCTCTCACTacgcctgctgcggcagccagcCAATGGCCCTCGTACGTCAGCTGCATACCTGGACGCAGCCACTGCTCTGGCAGCTGAACAATCTTCTCTCGAACCCCACGTTGGAGGAGGTAGACGAAAGCACGCGCGAGAGGCTGCGACGCATGAAGTTTGATgcagaggagatgcagcaggCACAAGCACAGGCCATCGCGAACGGCGATATGCAGCGCTCAGAGGAACTCTACTACGAGCAGGCGTCGCTGGCTGAGGCGATGGCGGGGCCATACGACGAGATGGAGGCGTCAATGCTGAggtacagagagaggtgtgtCGACGCACCGCTGACGGGCTTTCTAGAGCAGCACGATCTGCTGACGACGCAGCTGACGCACATGATCGAGGAGAACACGAGCAAACTCTCAGAGGTCGCGCTGGATGTGGAGCgggtgaaggagaagcggcgAACCGTGGCACAGGCGCGTCACCGACAGCGCAACAGCATGTCAACATACCACCACTCATGGAAGAAGGCCTGGCAGACGAACACCGATCAGCAGATGGCGTGCTACCGTGCGGTGGCAcagctggagaagcagctgAGCGACCTGCAGAAGGCCCAATGCTTCCTCGTAGACGACTGGATTAGCCGTGTCGCCCAGGAgcggcagagggaggagg encodes the following:
- a CDS encoding surface antigen-like protein (TriTrypDB/GeneDB-style sysID: LpmP.05.0880), yielding MATIISVLAHVAILAAVLALACVAPTASAATPPPATISDASTEYFVKLWADKYPLNYVWSGKDICKYEGISCDTVKQTVTMLLPRVGLTGTIPRFGSKSGFIPANVRVVTINLMDNPGLSDAFPEHYGQLTRLQELYLMNTSLQGTIPQTWNNLANLAILDVSKTKACGNLPAWDSKGMKSLQYMHFKGNNLMKGSVPASLATFGAVSFETTGSRLCGCLPLEFGSSTYMMMQLIRDQPQLNTASCATTNMCTPQDLNCNAKPNAAAIGYSRASVAAVVTSVLVTVASLLA
- a CDS encoding paraflagellar rod protein, putative (TriTrypDB/GeneDB-style sysID: LpmP.05.0900), which gives rise to MNMPATLRNATPLGAAPVELGAPTGIMAATQVSSVTATTPPGASERLSALHDNLRRVRHLMQQYEEASQRVIEVHLIPSPEMGEPMFAPVTTPTAHADEDGRVISQQHSSSCTDVASSGDSSAPLCGNGKQGVEQQKASPSLHQHRALASDAVFTRFCGLRVTPAELLLPLQSPANLNIPAAPPALRGIDDHDVDRENWSEDNVESRDAESVKRCGSDNNSRSGQTAGSVNANVKHDSAAGSPRDILSFGMAQQRQRTNVETVLEAYAKLFYNPSPSTPAAGAGAVRELQDTQHQLAAMQRCRLFGHEAQLRAAAANNQGNGNYISTTTSRVETGGVATIGVQVAEIRWQHIPIAVQNMQDSLAALQDRFTRGSHYACCGSQPMALVRQLHTWTQPLLWQLNNLLSNPTLEEVDESTRERLRRMKFDAEEMQQAQAQAIANGDMQRSEELYYEQASLAEAMAGPYDEMEASMLRYRERCVDAPLTGFLEQHDLLTTQLTHMIEENTSKLSEVALDVERVKEKRRTVAQARHRQRNSMSTYHHSWKKAWQTNTDQQMACYRAVAQLEKQLSDLQKAQCFLVDDWISRVAQERQREEDAAAFACFANARSAALAETQRNLQAVVEGVRQYSGAVQFSCHHVEAFVCEVLQGHLSESQLALRKDRLEQFRALYLTLGDLHFKKARNAEEIQKKIEYYTLQQEIAMDALNPKAKEFSQAKQRWEAAKAEALLELGQLDQRIRLQLKGFRPTEQLLRQAGVDFVSPEEDLSRRTQQRSQKLLEYRQLIEEGIGARPTTTASSAASFTPPMLTTLGATAPSAVTGSCARTRSSKGLLGTETTLPPRPWAAGSPHPHPRPPTTAGGLHPSSTIPGALGEKNGCQLPPLRSMSRTYPPLQCRGDDDKPLATSSPHGAKPIFTATAVAAAAATPAFLSSLHSTEERIVQGISKQRLVARLRTGTNRSPLPTSRKANKR